In the Kineosporia sp. NBRC 101731 genome, GGGGCCTGCCCACGGCCAGCGCGCACTTCTCGTTCGTCGAGGTCCGCTGCAAGTGCGGTGGGAAGTTCTCTGGATGCCAGCGGATCTGGTTCAAGCGCAGTGCGTTCCAGGAGCTGGAGGCATACCGGAAGGCCAAGGGGTCCGGTGTCCCCGTCGTATCCGGTTGCCGGTGCGTGGGCCACAACCGGGCCGTGCACGGCGCCACCCATTCCCGGCACATGTTCGGTGACGCCGCTGATTTCCCGCCCGAGAGGTCACTCCAGTGGTTCGCCGACCACGGCCTGTTCAGCGGGCGCGGCTGGAACCACAACCCCGGCACGCACCCCGTCCGGCACGGAGACATGCGATCGCTGCGGGCCTCATGGATGTACGGATGACGAAACCCATTGAGCGGATGTAGTGAACAGTGTTTTTGTCCTCGCAACCAGCGCCACTTCCAGCAGCGTGGAAGGGGTCACGTCGTCATTCCTGGGGCAGGGCATCCTTGGCGCGATCGGACTGGTCGCCCTCGGAGTCTTCTGGACCGCATGGCGAAGGGAATCAGCGCGTGCCGACTCCGAGCGAGCCGCGAAAGACGAACTCGTCAAAGAACTCCTGGCGAAAGTGGTTCCGCTGCTCACCGAAGCAACCCGGACGCAGCAAGAGTTCCTGGAGCAGGTACGCCGTGATCGGTAGCCACACGCGACCACACGCGCCCTCCGTCGAGGAAGTCATCGCTGTCCTGGCCCGCCACGCCGACGAACTCAGCGACGTCACACACCAGCTGCAAGCAGAAGTGGACCGTCGAAAGGGGCCGCACGATGCACCAGATACCCACTGACCCCGCAGACGATCTAGAAGGCGCCGTCAGGGAACTTCTCGCCCAGGGCATCGACATCCGCCGGCAGGTCGACGGCCTGACGTCGGAGATGCGCCGACGCACGATGGCGTTCGTCGTGGCGATCCTGGCCGGTGCGCTGATCCTGGGAGTCCTAGGGACTGCGGCGTACTTGGTGTCTCTGAACAACCGCCGGGCGATCGCGGAGAACAACATCAAGTTCTGTGGACTGGTCGAGTCGTCCGCGTCGTCTTTCCCGGCGCCGTCCACGCCCCGTGGCGCTGCACTGCAGAAGACCGCCGCACAGCTCCTCACCGACCTTGAGTGCGACGAGCAGTAACCCACCCTGACCTCACCGATCCAATGGGAGACATCGTGAACGACGCAGCAACCATCACCCCGAGCTCGGCGGAGCTGTGGGTCCGCTACCACCGCAAGGTCATCATCAGCCTGGCTCCGGTTCTTCTGGCCGGGTTCGAGGTCATCCGGGATGCGGCCCAGACCAAGGACGGCCTCGATGTTCTGACGATCGTCCTGGCGGTCCTCGCGGCGGCCCAGGCCGTCGGCGTGTACCTGCCGGGCAACACGAAGGCGAAGTTGCTCGCGTCGGGCGTGGTCGCGATCGGGTCCGGCGCTACGGCTGCGGCCGTGGGTGGCCTGACGATGGCGACGACGATGCTGATCGTGACGCAGTTCCTGGCGTGGGTCGCAGCCGGCGCGACGGAGAACGGGCCGGCGCCTGAGGTGGTCCGCGGTGAGGTGGTCGAGGCCGCCCCTACGGTGCTGCCGGTCGAGCCCGACACCGGGACGAGCGGCACGCTGGATTGACGTCGGAGGAGAGGTACGCCGGGATCCATCCGGCGTACCCGCTCCGGCCGCTGGGGGAGCGGTGGCGGCGCGCGTACCGGGGGACTGCGCGTCGCCTGCTCGTGTCACTGGGCGTGTACGTGGCGGCCATGGTTGCGGGCATCGCCGGTGCATGGCGCGCCCTTGGCCTCTGGTAGTCGGCTGGTCACTTCACCGGTCACTTCACCGGTCACTACGCCGCTGATACGCGGGCGTGCCTGCTGTCACTTGGGCGAGCGTGTGCGCAGGTGGTTGCCCGTTTGGCCGGAACTCCACTGTCACTGAGGCTGTCCTGCTGCAAGCACGCCGTCTACTTTGCCGGGGTGGACCTCAACGATGCGGCCGTGGATCTCGCCGGTCTCGACGAACTGCTCAATAACGACGAACGGGATATCCAGCGTGCCGTGCGCACCATGGCGCAGTCCCGGATCGCCCCCTATGTGGCCGACTGGTTCGAGCGCGCAACGGTGGACGACCCCCGCGGGCTGGTGAAGGAACTGGGCGACCTCGGGGTGCTGGGGATGCATCTGACCGGCTACGGCTGCGCCGGGCTCGGCGCCACCGAGTACGGGCTGACCTGCCTGGAGCTGGAGGCCGTCGACTCGGGCATCCGTTCCCTGGTCTCGGTGCAGGGATCGCTGGCGATGTACGCGTTGTGGAGGTTCGGCTCGGAGGAGATCAAGACGCGGTGGCTGCCGGCGATGGCGGCCGGGGACGCGGTGGGCTGCTTCGGGCTGACCGAACCCGATCACGGCTCGGACCCCTCGGGGATGACGACGCATGCCCGGCGCGAGGGTTCGGACTGGGTGATCAACGGCGGCAAGATGTGGATCACCAACGGCTCGATCGCCGATGTCGCGGTCATCTGGGCACAGACGGACGAGGGCATCCGCGGTTTCGCGGTGCCCACCTCCTCACCCGGCTTCTCTGCCGTCGAGATCCGGCACAAGCTGTCGCTGCGGGCCTCGATCACCAGTGAGCTGATCCTGGACGAGGTGAGGGTGCCCGGGGAATGTGTCTTCCCGGAGGTGCGAGGGCTGGGTGGGCCTCTGTCCTGTCTGGCCGAGGCCCGCTTCGGGGTCGTCTGGGGAGCCATGGGGGCCGCCCGTACCTGCCTTTCCACTGCACTGCGGTACGCGCTGGAGCGCTCGCAGTTCGGCCGCCCGATCGCCGGGTTCCAGCTCACCCAGCAGAAACTCGCCGACATGGAACTGGAGTACGTCAAGGGGATGCTGTTGGCCCTGCATCTGGCCCGGCGCAAGGACGCGGGAACGTTGCGGTCGGCCCAGGTCAGCCTCGGCAAGCTGAACAATGTGAGGGAGGCCCTGGAGATCTGCCGGACGGCCCGCACGATTCTCGGCGCGAACGGAATCTCGCTGGAGTACCCGGTGATTCGCCACATGAACAATCTTGAGTCGGTGCTCACCTACGAGGGCACCGTGGAGATGCACACCCTGGTCATCGGGAAGGCCCTGACCGGGATCGACGCGTTCCGCTAAAAGGTGCGGGCCTGCTGGTTTTGATGGTCGAGATTCTGATTCTGCCACTGTGCGGTGGAATTTCTTTCGTGCCGGGTCGTGCCGCATCATGTTCCCGTTCGGCTGATGTAACGGGGGAAACATGATGGATGAAAGAGTTTTGGATCCGTCCGTGATCCGGCAGGAGTGCGGTCCGGCCACCGCCGGGATGGTGATCATGCTGATGGCGCACGGCTGGCGGGTGCGACGTCAGGGCCATCGGTTCCGTCTGTACTGCCCGTGCGGCGAGGCGTCGCTGCCCTACAGTGGTGCCTCGCACGACGACGTCTCGCACGCCGCGCGCATCGTGCGCCAGGCTGCCCACTGTGGTTAGGGGCACCTGGTACGAGCTGGCGTTCCTGGTCGATCCGCTGTCCG is a window encoding:
- a CDS encoding acyl-CoA dehydrogenase family protein, which codes for MDLNDAAVDLAGLDELLNNDERDIQRAVRTMAQSRIAPYVADWFERATVDDPRGLVKELGDLGVLGMHLTGYGCAGLGATEYGLTCLELEAVDSGIRSLVSVQGSLAMYALWRFGSEEIKTRWLPAMAAGDAVGCFGLTEPDHGSDPSGMTTHARREGSDWVINGGKMWITNGSIADVAVIWAQTDEGIRGFAVPTSSPGFSAVEIRHKLSLRASITSELILDEVRVPGECVFPEVRGLGGPLSCLAEARFGVVWGAMGAARTCLSTALRYALERSQFGRPIAGFQLTQQKLADMELEYVKGMLLALHLARRKDAGTLRSAQVSLGKLNNVREALEICRTARTILGANGISLEYPVIRHMNNLESVLTYEGTVEMHTLVIGKALTGIDAFR
- a CDS encoding D-Ala-D-Ala carboxypeptidase family metallohydrolase, giving the protein MPKTDDDRTLTLNQGEAILESLGWRIRTAGERRQAIENFQRGWALGPSLKVDGILGPVTSAALRISESRRRRGLPTASAHFSFVEVRCKCGGKFSGCQRIWFKRSAFQELEAYRKAKGSGVPVVSGCRCVGHNRAVHGATHSRHMFGDAADFPPERSLQWFADHGLFSGRGWNHNPGTHPVRHGDMRSLRASWMYG